In Castanea sativa cultivar Marrone di Chiusa Pesio chromosome 6, ASM4071231v1, a single window of DNA contains:
- the LOC142641692 gene encoding serine/threonine-protein kinase PCRK1-like, with amino-acid sequence MKCFNFSNKEKNNEQRAIQSNSVRSTSTSISTDLDLKPFGSEFNSQNVSEFSTASSAKSFAILSQRQSNLREFTFSELKAATKNFSRALMIGEGGFGGVYRAVIRSTDDPHKKIDVAIKQLSRRGLQGHKEWVTEVNVLGVVEHPNLVKLLGYCAEDDERGIQRLLIYEYMPNRSVQDHLSNRFRTPLPWGTRMRIAQDTARGLAYLHEGMDFQIIFRDFKSSNILLDDQWIAKLSDFGLARLGPSDGLSHVSTAVVGTIGYAAPEYIQTGHLTSKSDVWSYGVFLYELITGRRPLDRNRPKGEQKLLEWVRPHLSNLRKFELILDPRLEGKYSLKSAQKLAAVANRCLVRQSKSRPKMSEVLEMVNRIVETTDIGSPLPPMKILAPEDDFIESKRERLTRRFVDPIIGEKGCLNWQTWRPKSVNTF; translated from the exons ATGAAGTGTTTTAATTtctccaacaaagaaaaaaataatgagcaAAGGGCTATACAGTCTAATTCTGTTCGGTCCACTTCCACTTCCATATCAACCGACCTGGATTTGAAGCCATTTGGTTCTGAATTTAATTCTCAGAATGTCTCAGAATTTAGCACTGCATCTTCTGCTAAGTCATTTGCAATCTTGTCTCAAAGACAAAGTAATCTCAGAGAATTCACATTCTCAGAGTTGAAGGCAGCCACGAAGAATTTCAGCCGTGCCCTCATGATTGGAGAGGGTGGGTTTGGTGGTGTATATAGGGCTGTGATCCGGAGCACAGATGatccacataaaaaaatagatGTTGCCATTAAACAACTAAGTAGAAGAGGATTGCAG GGCCATAAAGAATGGGTGACGGAAGTAAACGTTTTAGGGGTTGTTGAACATCCAAATCTTGTTAAACTACTGGGCTACTGTGCTGAGGATGATGAAAGGGGGATCCAGAGGCTGTTGATATATGAATACATGCCCAACAGGAGCGTGCAGGATCACTTATCAAACCGGTTTCGAACACCTCTTCCATGGGGCACAAGAATGAGAATTGCCCAGGATACTGCCCGTGGCTTAGCATACCTCCATGAAGGAATGGATTTTCAG ATCATCTTTAGGGATTTCAAGTCCTCAAACATACTGTTGGATGACCAATGGATTGCAAAGTTGTCAGACTTTGGATTGGCCAGGCTGGGGCCTTCAGATGGATTAAGTCATGTCTCAACAGCG GTTGTGGGAACAATTGGATATGCAGCTCCTGAATACATCCAAACTGGGCATCTTACATCAAAAAGTGATGTCTGGAGCTATGGAGTTTTCCTTTATGAACTCATCACTGGTAGGCGCCCTCTCGATAGGAACCGCCCCAAGGGTGAGCAAAAGCTATTGGAATGGGTCAGGCCTCACCTGTCTAATCTAAGAAAGTTTGAGCTAATTTTGGACCCAAGGCTCGAAGGGAAGTATTCCCTCAAGTCTGCCCAAAAGTTAGCTGCTGTAGCCAACAGGTGCTTGGTGCGGCAGTCTAAATCACGCCCCAAAATGAGTGAAGTCTTGGAGATGGTGAATCGAATTGTGGAGACAACAGATATTGGAAGTCCCCTACCCCCCATGAAGATTTTGGCTCCAGAAGATGATTTCATAGAATCCAAAAGAGAACGTTTAACGAGAAGGTTTGTGGATCCAATTATTGGAGAGAAAGGTTGTTTGAATTGGCAAACATGGAGACCTAAGTC